The Devosia sp. SD17-2 genome includes a region encoding these proteins:
- a CDS encoding amidohydrolase family protein → MGDFEPNDLDRRIWAEELDAFVPAKVFDVHTHIYRWAFNINPDKETGPYAASIGKHFPEVTKELADAVDAAMMPGRQIERLGFPFPFAGKCDFEASNIYVAAEMEKAQDSAALMMVHPGMNEGDILETLRRTGAIGLKPYLVYATNGDPPEASITDFLPEHQIALADRLGLIVMMHISKRKAISDPDNISEIRRLSEKYPRVRWILAHCARSYSSWAIEKAAASLRGLPNVWYDTSTVCESDALDALYTGVGVDRVMYGSDDMIGPVRGKYIAFGYAWAFLSDSNHSLNLGHCDSRMTYIRYEQLRAMKRGARQLGLTEQQRNALFHDTARDLVDAARADVRAFMGS, encoded by the coding sequence ATGGGTGATTTTGAGCCAAACGATCTGGATCGGCGCATTTGGGCCGAAGAGCTGGACGCCTTTGTTCCCGCCAAGGTGTTTGACGTGCACACCCATATTTATCGCTGGGCCTTCAACATCAATCCGGACAAGGAAACCGGCCCGTATGCAGCCAGCATCGGCAAGCACTTTCCGGAAGTGACCAAGGAACTGGCGGACGCGGTGGACGCCGCGATGATGCCGGGGCGCCAGATCGAGCGACTGGGGTTTCCGTTCCCGTTCGCCGGGAAATGCGATTTCGAAGCGTCCAATATCTACGTGGCCGCCGAGATGGAGAAGGCGCAAGACTCCGCCGCGCTGATGATGGTGCATCCGGGGATGAACGAGGGCGACATTCTCGAGACGCTCCGACGCACCGGCGCCATCGGCCTAAAGCCCTATCTGGTCTACGCCACCAATGGGGATCCGCCGGAAGCCTCGATCACCGACTTCCTGCCCGAGCATCAGATCGCGCTGGCCGACAGGCTGGGGCTGATCGTGATGATGCACATCTCCAAGCGCAAGGCGATTTCGGATCCGGACAATATCAGCGAGATCCGTCGATTGAGCGAGAAATACCCGCGCGTACGCTGGATCCTCGCCCATTGCGCCCGGTCCTATTCGTCCTGGGCCATCGAGAAGGCGGCGGCGAGCCTCAGGGGCCTGCCCAATGTCTGGTACGACACCTCCACCGTCTGCGAGTCCGATGCGCTCGACGCGCTCTATACCGGGGTGGGCGTCGACCGGGTGATGTATGGCAGCGACGACATGATCGGCCCGGTGCGCGGCAAATATATCGCCTTCGGCTACGCCTGGGCCTTCCTCTCGGACAGTAATCACAGCCTCAATCTCGGTCATTGCGATAGCCGCATGACCTATATCCGCTATGAGCAATTGCGGGCGATGAAGCGCGGGGCGCGGCAGCTGGGGCTGACAGAGCAGCAGCGCAATGCCCTTTTCCATGACACAGCGCGCGATCTGGTCGATGCCGCGCGCGCCGATGTGCGGGCCTTTATGGGGTCATGA
- a CDS encoding aminotransferase class III-fold pyridoxal phosphate-dependent enzyme, translated as MGKGQDLWRRAKEIIPGGNMLLSKRPEMFLPDQWPAYFSKSKGCHVWDLDGRELIDMTIMGVGANTLGYGNDRVDAAVVEVVAKGNMSTLNAPEEVALAEKLIELHPWADMARFARTGGEANAIAIRIARAASGRDGVAICGYHGWHDWYLASNLGADDSLAGHLLPGLDPNGVPRNLRGTVYPFAYNDIPALEAVIATGQVGVIMMEVSRNFDPPAGYLERVRELATANGIVLIFDECTSGFRQSFGGLHKNFGVDPDMAVFGKALGNGYAVTAIIGRRAVMEAAQSSFISSTFWTERIGSAAGVATLAVMEETRPWETITAIGLDITARWKALAEKHGLKLTTSGLPALTSFNFAGPNAAAYKTLISQEMLDKGYLAANSVYTCTAHTPDIVDGYFDALDPVFALIAECENGRDVMGLLRGPICHASFKRLN; from the coding sequence GTGGGTAAGGGACAGGATTTGTGGCGCAGGGCCAAGGAGATCATTCCGGGAGGCAACATGCTGTTGTCCAAGCGCCCGGAAATGTTCCTGCCCGATCAGTGGCCGGCTTATTTCAGCAAGTCCAAGGGGTGCCACGTGTGGGATCTCGACGGCCGCGAGCTGATCGACATGACCATCATGGGCGTCGGCGCCAACACACTGGGCTATGGCAATGATCGCGTCGATGCCGCCGTGGTCGAGGTGGTGGCCAAGGGCAATATGTCGACGCTCAACGCCCCCGAGGAAGTGGCGCTGGCCGAAAAGCTGATCGAGCTCCACCCCTGGGCCGACATGGCCCGCTTCGCCCGCACCGGCGGCGAAGCCAATGCCATCGCCATCCGCATTGCCCGCGCCGCGTCCGGTCGCGATGGCGTCGCCATCTGCGGCTATCACGGCTGGCACGACTGGTATCTCGCCTCCAATCTTGGCGCCGACGACAGCCTTGCGGGCCACCTCCTGCCAGGGCTCGATCCCAATGGCGTGCCCCGCAATCTGCGCGGTACCGTCTATCCCTTTGCCTACAATGACATTCCGGCCCTCGAGGCGGTGATCGCCACCGGCCAGGTCGGCGTCATCATGATGGAAGTCTCGCGAAACTTCGATCCGCCCGCTGGCTATCTCGAGCGCGTGCGCGAGCTAGCCACGGCCAATGGCATCGTGCTGATCTTTGACGAATGCACTTCCGGTTTCCGCCAGAGCTTTGGCGGGCTGCACAAGAATTTCGGCGTCGATCCCGACATGGCCGTGTTCGGCAAGGCGCTCGGCAACGGCTATGCCGTCACCGCCATCATCGGCCGTCGCGCGGTCATGGAAGCGGCCCAGTCGAGCTTTATCAGCTCCACCTTCTGGACCGAGCGCATCGGCTCGGCGGCAGGGGTTGCGACCCTTGCCGTGATGGAGGAAACCCGCCCGTGGGAGACCATCACCGCCATCGGCCTCGACATTACCGCGCGCTGGAAGGCGCTGGCTGAAAAGCACGGTCTCAAGCTCACCACGTCTGGCCTTCCGGCATTGACCAGCTTCAATTTCGCCGGCCCCAACGCAGCGGCGTACAAGACATTGATCAGCCAGGAAATGCTCGATAAGGGCTATCTGGCTGCCAACAGCGTCTACACCTGCACCGCCCACACGCCGGATATTGTCGATGGCTATTTCGACGCCCTCGATCCGGTCTTTGCCCTCATTGCCGAGTGCGAAAACGGGCGCGATGTGATGGGCCTGCTGCGCGGCCCCATCTGCCATGCCAGCTTCAAGCGGCTCAACTAG
- a CDS encoding ureidoglycolate lyase: MSITLKAQPLTAAAIAPYVTLLGSDDGKARVIPEVMDKDDVAGAHAFTVLCPQPVTGAISITALERHPHSTQSFVPLKAGRWLVLVAPTAADGSPDLSGAKAFLAGPEDAICIGQDAWHAGLTVLDQPAQFGMIMWKAESEEDGILFQLDAPISVEI; this comes from the coding sequence ATGTCGATCACACTCAAGGCCCAGCCGCTTACTGCTGCCGCCATCGCCCCCTATGTCACCCTCCTGGGCTCGGACGACGGCAAGGCCCGCGTCATCCCCGAAGTGATGGACAAGGACGACGTCGCCGGTGCCCATGCCTTCACCGTGCTTTGCCCGCAACCTGTCACCGGCGCGATCTCCATCACTGCGCTGGAGCGTCATCCGCACTCGACGCAGAGTTTTGTGCCGCTGAAGGCTGGTCGCTGGCTGGTGCTGGTTGCGCCCACTGCCGCTGATGGCTCGCCCGATCTCTCCGGCGCCAAGGCGTTCCTCGCGGGTCCGGAAGACGCCATCTGCATTGGCCAGGATGCCTGGCATGCCGGACTTACCGTGCTCGATCAGCCGGCCCAGTTCGGCATGATCATGTGGAAGGCCGAGAGCGAAGAAGACGGCATTCTCTTCCAGCTCGACGCACCGATCTCAGTCGAGATCTAG
- a CDS encoding acyl carrier protein gives MSAVTMLVEDDIESIVYGYLRERFPPLADCDADTPLIETGALDSLGFLELMMFLSEKFGIELTDDDFDPSNLETPGSIIAFIRRNTR, from the coding sequence GTGAGTGCAGTGACCATGCTCGTCGAGGACGATATTGAATCAATTGTCTATGGCTACCTCCGCGAGCGCTTTCCGCCGCTTGCGGACTGCGATGCCGATACGCCGCTGATCGAGACGGGGGCGCTCGATTCCCTCGGCTTCCTTGAGCTGATGATGTTTCTCAGCGAGAAATTCGGCATCGAACTCACCGATGATGACTTTGACCCGAGCAATCTCGAAACGCCCGGCAGCATCATCGCCTTCATCCGGCGGAACACCCGTTGA
- a CDS encoding type III PLP-dependent enzyme translates to MLDGAAGNAAEAIVHGERRLAGIEIASIGEYRAAIAAGAAPERILFAGPGKRRRELEEVIADGIGEIHVESHEEIERIEAIAAGLSLRVKISLRINPMAEAQAGAMRMGGKPTAFGFCEEDLDPVFAQLAQCRQLDFVGVHIYGGTQILDAEALLNQWRHGIRIAGDIAARLGRPLETIDLGGGLGIPYYAGETPLDLAAFKAGLPELSALLAADSNLAAARIVVEPGRFLTGPGGIYVAEVNAVKDVRGTLFVITDGGMHHHLAASGNLGQIIKRDYPIVAPARMDEAPSMAATIVGPLCTPLDTLARSALLPALKAGDLIAVLQSGAYGPSASPGNFLSHAPAAEMLVENGEVMIL, encoded by the coding sequence CTGCTTGATGGTGCCGCCGGCAATGCCGCCGAAGCCATCGTGCATGGCGAGCGGCGACTCGCGGGCATCGAAATCGCCTCGATCGGGGAATATCGCGCGGCCATAGCAGCGGGCGCTGCGCCGGAGCGCATCCTTTTCGCCGGTCCGGGCAAGCGTCGGCGTGAGCTGGAAGAGGTCATCGCCGATGGCATCGGCGAAATCCATGTCGAGAGCCATGAAGAGATCGAGCGGATCGAAGCCATCGCCGCCGGCCTTTCACTGCGGGTGAAAATCTCGCTGCGCATCAATCCCATGGCCGAGGCGCAGGCCGGCGCCATGCGCATGGGTGGAAAACCCACGGCATTCGGGTTTTGCGAGGAAGACCTCGATCCCGTCTTCGCCCAACTCGCGCAGTGCCGACAGCTCGATTTCGTCGGCGTTCATATCTATGGCGGCACGCAGATCCTTGATGCGGAGGCGCTCCTCAACCAGTGGCGCCACGGCATCCGCATTGCCGGCGACATCGCCGCCCGACTTGGCCGCCCGCTCGAAACCATCGATCTCGGCGGCGGTCTCGGCATTCCCTATTATGCCGGTGAAACCCCGCTCGATCTGGCAGCCTTCAAAGCAGGTCTGCCGGAACTCTCGGCACTGCTTGCCGCCGATAGCAACCTCGCCGCTGCGCGCATCGTGGTGGAACCGGGACGGTTCCTCACCGGGCCGGGCGGCATCTATGTCGCTGAGGTCAATGCGGTGAAAGACGTGCGCGGCACACTCTTCGTCATCACCGATGGCGGAATGCACCATCATCTGGCCGCCTCGGGCAATCTGGGGCAGATCATCAAGCGCGATTATCCCATCGTCGCTCCGGCCCGCATGGATGAGGCCCCCTCAATGGCCGCCACCATCGTCGGCCCGCTCTGCACGCCGCTCGATACGCTGGCCCGATCCGCGCTCCTGCCCGCCCTCAAGGCCGGCGATCTCATCGCCGTCCTCCAGTCCGGTGCCTATGGTCCCTCCGCCAGTCCGGGGAACTTCCTCAGCCATGCCCCGGCCGCAGAAATGCTGGTCGAGAACGGTGAGGTCATGATCCTCTAG
- a CDS encoding FadR/GntR family transcriptional regulator, whose translation MTLAATTKPLLKPRVHRHVVKTLAQRILDNEFPPGSVLPSEPELCETFSVSRSAVREAVKVLDSKGMVTTRPRIGTVVRAREEWNLLDPDVLAWSMELHPSAELVLSLIEARQVIEPAAARFAALRATATDIAPLEDAFARMSRHKASQDFEAFNKADIDFHTALLRASGNIVFQQLSNTIGAALAYSFRLTIARAREPGASLANHGEVIERIRLRDSEGAFASMARLLNIALVDLGLSGVPEDRQG comes from the coding sequence GTGACTTTGGCCGCTACGACCAAGCCACTCCTCAAGCCGCGCGTGCATCGCCACGTGGTCAAGACGCTGGCCCAGCGCATTCTGGACAATGAGTTCCCGCCCGGCAGCGTGCTCCCGTCCGAACCGGAACTGTGCGAGACGTTCAGCGTCAGCCGCAGCGCGGTGCGCGAGGCGGTGAAGGTGCTCGACAGCAAGGGCATGGTGACGACGCGGCCGCGCATCGGCACGGTGGTGCGGGCCCGCGAAGAGTGGAATTTGCTCGATCCGGACGTGCTGGCCTGGTCGATGGAACTGCATCCGAGCGCCGAGCTGGTGCTCAGCCTCATCGAGGCGCGGCAGGTGATCGAACCGGCCGCCGCTCGTTTTGCCGCGCTCAGGGCTACCGCCACTGACATCGCGCCGCTCGAGGATGCTTTTGCGCGCATGAGCCGACATAAGGCCAGCCAGGATTTCGAGGCGTTCAACAAGGCCGATATCGACTTCCACACCGCCCTCTTGCGGGCCAGCGGCAATATCGTCTTCCAGCAATTGTCCAACACCATCGGGGCGGCGCTGGCCTATTCGTTCCGCCTGACCATTGCCCGCGCCCGCGAACCCGGCGCCTCGCTTGCCAATCACGGCGAGGTCATCGAACGCATTCGCCTGCGCGACAGCGAGGGGGCATTTGCCTCGATGGCGCGGCTCCTCAACATCGCCCTCGTGGACCTCGGCCTTTCGGGCGTGCCCGAGGACCGGCAGGGCTGA